The genomic DNA ATCGCGCCCGCGTTCATAGGCGATATTGCAGACCAGAGCGGCCGCAAACCCGTCTACATCCTCGTGTTCCTGCTCATGCTGGCGGCGAACCTGGGCATGGCGAATCTGACTAGGTGGAGcgtgctgctggtgctgaggATGATACTCAGCGCGGGGGCTTCAGGTACGGTGAGCGTTGCGTATGGTGTTGTTGCGGATATTACGACTGCTGGGGAGAGGGGGTCGTTTATCGGGACGATCTTTTTGTTGTAAGTGGCGTCTAACAACCCACGATAGGGTTTGGACTAATGAGAACCCAGCACTACAATGGCACCGAGTTTGGGGCCTGTATTGGGAGGTGTACTTGCAGAGAAACTCGGCTGGCGCTGGATCTTTTGGTTTCTCTCCATCTTCACAGGTAAACTTGAGTCGAGCACCCTAACCACAGTAGCTGATTGATAACAGGCAAGTATATCGACTGGAACTTTCACCGAACCCGACAGAGACTAGGCGTAGAAGATGCCCGCAGCGTGGGAGACATCGAGggcttccttcttgaacaTACTCGCCTCGAAGGAGCCTACCTCCTCACGATAATATGCACCCTAACAACAGTAGGCTACGGCCTGATCGTCGAGTTCAAAACAGTGAGATCCTAATCCTCTTATAGCGCTTCTAGAACTCACACTGCCAAGCATATATCATCGATGCTAGCGATGCAAGTCCTAGCAGGTCTCACAGCGGGAGCCTTATTCACGGTACTTTTCCCCCTCCCTAGTCGATCCTTTTACCCGCTAATCTCGTCCCGCAGATGACAGCCACCCTCATCACAGACTACAACACACACCGCTCTGCAACAGCCCAAGCGGCGTCCAACCTCATCCGCTGCGTGGCCGCGGGGGCAGGCACAGCGTCGTTCGAACCCCTCATCCGCGCGATCGGTTCTGGTTGGGCGTTCGCGATCTACGCCATCCTGGTCCTGCTCCAGGTGCCGTTGACCTGGGAAATGAAGAGGAACGGCATGGCCTGGAGTAGCAGGAACAAGTGAGACGGACGACTCAGATAAGAGGGGGAAGCCCACTAATACGTAATTCGAAACGTGGTCTCCGGGGGAGGCTGGACAGGGATGTTGCTGATGGCCTGCAATATCCACTTTAATAAATGAGCATAACAGCAGCCTCCCCCGCAAAAAGGGGCGTGACAGGTCTTGTCCTCAGCGAGCACGAGCAATgaaaaatattatatatattagctaatagtaaattaagaatattaattttaacttaGCTTAGCTGGGAGTATAATGTAAGTTCGTATTATTTAGTAATGAAGAAATAGGGGAATAATAATAGACCCGCGAACCGCTAGAGCGTGCACGGATCAGAATATGTGCATTGCGCCGCAATGTTCGCAGCAATCATTGTAGTGGGGCTCGATGCTCTATTGTGCCGATTCCGGCGGGGGGTGACTGCCGATGTCGAACCAGAGGTGATCCGAAAGCTCATAAtcccctctcttctcccttgAACATCGTTCCCAGACGCTCAAGTTTGGCCGCAAGCTTTGGATGGGCAACAATTCCCTTTCAATTTGATAATTCCCAACATGGATCCAGCCTATCGTCAAGGAGAAATTGGGGCACAATGCCAGGTATATCAACCATTGAGCCCTCGGCAGACAAGAACGCTTCGTGTTCATCCTTCGGCCGACTCCGACGTCGAGATTGAATGCGACCTGTTCACGGTAGACCTCAAGAAGAAATCAGGCGCAACAGTTGCGGGAAGCTCCAAGAAGGCCGGGTACGAGGCATTATCGTACACTTGGGGGGATCCCGAGCCAACCAAGAGAATCTTGGTAAATGGGCTACCGTTCTGGATCGCTGCAAATCTCT from Fusarium oxysporum f. sp. lycopersici 4287 supercont2.74 genomic scaffold, whole genome shotgun sequence includes the following:
- a CDS encoding uncharacterized protein (At least one base has a quality score < 10); this encodes MANLTRWSVLLVLRMILSAGASGTVSVAYGVVADITTAGERGSFIGTIFLFTTMAPSLGPVLGGASISTGTFTEPDRD